A genomic window from Maledivibacter sp. includes:
- the secA gene encoding preprotein translocase subunit SecA, producing the protein MSVMSLLEKIFGSFNDKEVKRLMKTVDKIEALEPNIQALSDIELKNKTNEFKDKLKNGASLDDILPEAFAVVRETAVRTLGMRHYRVQLLGGIVLHQGRISEMKTGEGKTLAATLPVYLNALAGKGVHVVTVNDYLASRDMEWMAKIYKFLGLSVECIVHGLTTEERRKAYNADITYGTNNEFGFDYLRDNMVIYKEERVQRELNFAIVDEVDSILIDEARTPLIISGAGNKSTHLYSTADSFIRTLKKEVDYTIDEKASSVVLTDEGGIPKAEKFFGLENLADPQNMQTSHHINQALKAHTLMKKDINYVVKDGEIVIVDEFTGRLMFGRRYSDGLHQAIEAKEGLEVRRESQTLATITLQNYFRMYNKISGMTGTAKTEEDELKHIYGMDVVVIPTNKPIARQDLPDSVYKSLEGKFKSVIREIEERHRTGQPILVGTISIETSELLSTLLKRRGIKHEILNAKQHEREAEIVAQAGRFEAVTIATNMAGRGTDIVLGGNAEYTAKDQLKKKGYDDYVISMVTSLTPSDDEQVIEARKLYKQLHEDIKKITDKEAEKVKAAGGLHILGTERHESRRIDNQLRGRSGRQGDPGSSQFYISLEDDLMRLFGSEKIQGIVDKLGMEDDEPIEAKLLSKSIETAQKRVEGRNFSIRKHVLQYDDVMNKQRSIIYNERKRVLEGENLRDHIWGMLEKLVEDSIEVHTAEASYPEQWDLQGLEDYLHTMFLPKGSLEFENIEALTKEGLKEKILNIAEDLYDKKEKEVTEERMREIERVLVLKVVDTKWIDHIDAMDQLKQGIGLRAIGNEDPVRAYQMEGFDMFNQMTNSIQEDTVKYIFNVTVDTEAKREQVAKITNTSGGDGVAGGRPKTVVRKEKKVGRNDPCPCGSGKKYKKCCGR; encoded by the coding sequence ATGAGTGTAATGAGCTTACTTGAGAAGATATTTGGAAGCTTCAATGATAAAGAAGTAAAAAGGCTTATGAAAACAGTGGATAAAATTGAAGCTTTAGAACCAAATATTCAAGCTTTATCGGATATAGAGCTTAAAAATAAAACCAATGAGTTTAAAGATAAACTAAAAAATGGAGCGTCACTTGATGATATTTTACCTGAAGCCTTTGCAGTTGTAAGGGAGACAGCAGTTAGAACCCTTGGAATGAGACATTATAGAGTACAATTGCTTGGAGGAATAGTTCTTCATCAAGGACGTATTTCTGAGATGAAAACAGGTGAAGGTAAAACATTAGCAGCTACATTGCCAGTTTATCTGAATGCCCTTGCTGGCAAGGGGGTTCATGTTGTAACAGTAAATGACTATCTAGCAAGTCGTGATATGGAATGGATGGCTAAAATCTATAAGTTCCTAGGGCTTTCCGTTGAATGTATAGTTCACGGACTTACAACCGAGGAAAGAAGAAAAGCCTATAATGCTGATATTACCTATGGTACAAACAATGAGTTTGGATTTGATTACCTAAGGGATAATATGGTTATCTATAAAGAAGAAAGAGTACAAAGGGAACTGAATTTTGCTATAGTCGATGAGGTTGACAGTATACTAATCGATGAAGCGAGAACACCTCTTATTATTTCGGGAGCTGGGAATAAATCAACCCATCTATATTCTACTGCCGATTCATTCATTAGAACCCTAAAGAAGGAAGTAGATTATACCATAGATGAAAAGGCAAGCTCAGTAGTTTTAACCGATGAGGGGGGTATTCCTAAGGCAGAAAAATTCTTTGGTCTTGAAAACCTTGCAGACCCCCAAAATATGCAAACCTCTCACCACATCAACCAAGCACTAAAGGCCCATACCCTTATGAAGAAGGATATAAATTATGTTGTAAAGGATGGAGAAATAGTTATAGTTGATGAATTTACGGGAAGGCTTATGTTTGGAAGAAGATATTCTGATGGACTTCACCAAGCTATAGAAGCAAAGGAAGGACTTGAGGTTAGAAGGGAATCCCAGACCCTCGCTACTATTACACTTCAAAATTACTTTAGAATGTACAACAAGATATCGGGTATGACTGGTACAGCAAAAACGGAAGAAGATGAATTAAAGCATATTTATGGCATGGATGTTGTAGTTATACCTACCAATAAACCAATTGCAAGACAGGATTTACCTGACTCAGTATATAAATCACTGGAGGGTAAGTTTAAGTCGGTTATTAGAGAAATAGAAGAAAGACATAGGACGGGACAGCCAATACTAGTTGGTACTATTTCCATAGAAACCTCTGAGCTTCTAAGTACCCTTCTTAAAAGGAGAGGAATTAAGCATGAGATATTAAATGCTAAGCAGCATGAAAGAGAAGCGGAGATCGTTGCTCAAGCTGGAAGATTCGAAGCCGTAACTATAGCTACAAATATGGCTGGTAGAGGTACTGACATAGTATTAGGTGGTAATGCTGAGTATACTGCTAAGGATCAGCTTAAGAAAAAGGGCTACGATGATTATGTTATCTCTATGGTTACCAGCCTTACTCCTAGTGATGATGAACAGGTCATAGAAGCGAGAAAACTTTATAAGCAGCTTCATGAGGACATCAAAAAGATTACTGATAAGGAAGCGGAAAAGGTAAAAGCAGCCGGGGGACTTCATATATTAGGTACAGAAAGACACGAATCCAGAAGGATAGATAATCAGCTTAGAGGGCGTTCAGGTCGTCAAGGGGATCCAGGTTCATCTCAATTCTATATATCCCTTGAGGATGATTTGATGAGACTATTTGGTAGCGAGAAAATCCAAGGAATAGTTGATAAACTAGGAATGGAAGACGATGAACCTATAGAGGCAAAGCTTTTATCTAAATCCATTGAAACTGCCCAAAAAAGAGTTGAGGGTAGAAACTTTAGTATAAGAAAGCATGTACTACAGTATGATGATGTAATGAACAAACAAAGATCGATTATCTACAATGAAAGAAAGAGAGTTCTTGAAGGTGAGAACCTTAGGGACCATATCTGGGGAATGCTTGAGAAGCTAGTTGAAGATTCTATAGAGGTCCATACAGCAGAAGCCAGTTATCCTGAACAATGGGACTTACAAGGTCTAGAAGATTATCTTCATACTATGTTCCTTCCAAAGGGAAGTCTTGAGTTTGAAAATATTGAGGCATTGACAAAGGAAGGACTTAAGGAAAAAATATTAAACATAGCAGAGGATTTATACGATAAGAAGGAAAAAGAAGTTACAGAAGAAAGAATGAGGGAAATAGAAAGAGTTCTTGTACTTAAGGTAGTTGATACTAAGTGGATTGATCATATAGATGCCATGGATCAGCTAAAACAAGGTATAGGACTTAGAGCTATTGGAAATGAAGACCCTGTTAGGGCATATCAAATGGAAGGATTTGATATGTTTAACCAAATGACAAATAGTATTCAAGAGGATACTGTAAAATATATATTCAATGTGACCGTAGATACAGAGGCTAAACGTGAACAGGTAGCCAAGATAACGAATACTTCCGGTGGAGATGGTGTGGCCGGTGGAAGGCCTAAAACAGTGGTTAGGAAAGAAAAAAAAGTAGGAAGAAATGACCCCTGCCCATGTGGTAGTGGGAAAAAATATAAAAAATGTTGTGGAAGATAA
- the prfB gene encoding peptide chain release factor 2 (programmed frameshift), whose product MLLLEQSLLELNKLEESLNELRVSLDIDSLKEVIEELEQKMMEPGFWDDQDGAQKILQTSKRLKDKVVNFQRLYSDWDELKLLGEMGIEEKDESVEKEVAKGIKELTESIDKSKMETLLCGELDKNSAILSIHSGAGGLDAQDWAEMLLRMYTRWGEKKGYNVKTLDILPDTEAGIKSVTLLLEGENAYGYLKSEKGVHRIVRISPFDPSGKRHTSFASVDIMPDLDDNIDIDINPADLKIDTYRASGAGGQHVNKTESAVRIVHIPTGIVVQCQNERSQHSNRNTAMKMLMAKLIELKEMEQKEKIEDLKGDYSQIAWGSQIRSYVFHPYNLVKDHRTNAEVGNVGAVMDGEIDAFIDEYLKQRNA is encoded by the exons ATGCTACTTTTAGAACAAAGTTTATTAGAGCTTAATAAGCTTGAAGAATCTTTAAACGAATTGAGGGTTTCTCTT GACATAGATAGCCTAAAGGAAGTTATTGAGGAGCTAGAGCAAAAAATGATGGAGCCTGGATTCTGGGATGATCAGGATGGGGCTCAAAAAATCCTTCAAACATCTAAGAGACTAAAGGATAAGGTTGTAAATTTTCAAAGGCTATATTCGGATTGGGATGAATTAAAGCTTCTAGGTGAAATGGGGATCGAAGAAAAGGACGAATCAGTGGAAAAGGAAGTTGCTAAGGGAATAAAGGAGCTTACTGAATCAATAGACAAATCGAAGATGGAAACACTTTTATGTGGAGAACTTGATAAGAATAGTGCCATTTTATCTATACATTCTGGGGCAGGGGGATTAGATGCCCAAGATTGGGCTGAAATGCTGCTTAGAATGTATACAAGATGGGGAGAGAAAAAGGGATATAATGTAAAGACCCTTGATATACTCCCAGATACGGAAGCGGGTATTAAAAGTGTTACTCTTCTTCTAGAGGGTGAAAATGCCTATGGATATCTAAAGTCGGAAAAGGGAGTCCATAGAATAGTTAGGATATCTCCCTTTGATCCATCGGGCAAGAGGCATACATCCTTTGCATCCGTGGATATAATGCCTGATTTAGACGATAATATAGATATAGATATAAATCCTGCTGATCTGAAAATAGATACCTATAGGGCATCGGGAGCTGGAGGGCAGCACGTAAATAAAACGGAATCGGCAGTCCGTATAGTGCATATTCCCACTGGAATAGTAGTACAGTGTCAGAATGAAAGATCTCAGCACAGCAACAGAAACACAGCCATGAAAATGCTGATGGCAAAGCTGATAGAACTAAAGGAAATGGAACAAAAGGAAAAAATAGAGGACCTCAAGGGAGACTATAGTCAGATTGCCTGGGGAAGTCAGATACGATCCTATGTATTTCATCCCTACAACTTAGTAAAGGATCACAGGACCAATGCTGAGGTAGGAAATGTAGGGGCTGTAATGGACGGAGAAATAGATGCATTTATTGATGAGTACCTAAAGCAAAGAAATGCATAA
- a CDS encoding RNA-binding transcriptional accessory protein, producing MDLIVRKLSSELNLKQSQLVSTIKLIDEGNTIPFIARYRKEMTGGLSDEVLRDLNERLTYLRNLEARKEEVIRLIDEQGKLTEDLKKDILKAEVLQRVEDLYRPFKQKRRTRATKAKEKGLEPLAELILNQQVVEGTIEELAKPFINEELEVNTIDDAVNGAKDIIAEIISDNAEYREKIRNLNSREGTISSKAVDEKEETVYEMYYNFNEGVKSIANHRILAINRGEKEKKLKIKLVSPDEEILNYLKNKIIHNTKAITTEALTESIEDSYKRLIAPSIEREIRNGLTERAEEEAIKVFGKNTKPLLLIPPVKDVRVLAIDPSYRTGCKIVILDGTGKLLEYTTIYPNPPQNKVEESKKTIKELIEKYDIDIIPIGNGTASRETELLVAEILNEIHKEVYYTIVSEAGASVYSASKLATEEYPDIDVSIRGAISIGRRLQDPLAELVKIDPKSIGVGQYQHDLNQSKLGETLKNVVEDCVNSVGVDLNTASPSLLNYVSGISSSIAKNIVAFREENGKFSNRKQLKKVKRLGDKAYEQCAGFLRISDGDNGLDNTAVHPESYDITMKCIEKLGYTKEDIEEGKLRNIEDKILEYKVEEDKPSNENKGNVKSIKSLKALANFKFEDDNPKKDRSKDIEEKIIKLAEELEVGLPTLKDIIEEIKKPGRDPREEMPKPIFRSDVLKMEDLKLDMIMTGTVRNVVDFGAFVDIGVKQDGLVHISELSNRFVKNPMDVISVGDEVKVKIIGLDIERAKISLSIKQV from the coding sequence ATGGATTTAATAGTAAGGAAACTTAGTTCGGAGCTTAATCTAAAGCAGTCACAATTAGTTAGTACAATAAAGCTTATCGACGAGGGAAATACCATACCATTTATTGCAAGGTATAGGAAGGAAATGACAGGTGGCTTAAGCGATGAGGTTTTAAGGGACCTAAATGAAAGGCTCACTTATCTAAGAAACTTGGAAGCAAGAAAAGAAGAAGTGATTCGATTAATTGATGAGCAGGGAAAATTGACGGAGGACCTTAAAAAAGACATACTTAAAGCCGAGGTGCTTCAAAGGGTAGAAGACCTATATAGACCATTTAAACAAAAAAGAAGGACAAGGGCCACCAAAGCCAAGGAAAAGGGCCTTGAGCCATTGGCTGAATTGATACTAAACCAACAAGTGGTAGAGGGAACGATAGAGGAGTTAGCAAAGCCCTTTATCAACGAGGAATTAGAAGTAAATACCATCGATGATGCTGTAAACGGTGCTAAGGATATAATCGCTGAAATCATATCTGACAATGCGGAATACAGAGAAAAAATAAGAAACTTAAACTCAAGAGAAGGTACAATTAGCTCTAAGGCTGTTGATGAGAAGGAGGAAACGGTCTATGAGATGTACTATAACTTCAATGAAGGGGTTAAAAGCATTGCAAACCACAGGATATTGGCAATAAACAGAGGAGAAAAGGAAAAGAAATTAAAGATCAAATTGGTAAGTCCAGATGAAGAAATATTAAATTATTTAAAGAATAAAATCATACATAATACTAAAGCTATTACTACAGAAGCTTTAACTGAATCCATAGAGGATTCATATAAAAGACTTATAGCTCCGTCTATTGAAAGGGAGATAAGAAATGGGTTAACAGAAAGGGCCGAGGAGGAAGCAATAAAGGTATTTGGTAAAAATACAAAGCCCCTATTGTTAATACCCCCTGTTAAGGATGTAAGGGTATTGGCTATTGACCCCAGTTATAGAACTGGATGTAAAATCGTTATATTAGATGGAACCGGTAAGCTGCTGGAGTATACTACTATCTATCCAAACCCACCTCAGAACAAGGTAGAAGAATCAAAAAAGACTATTAAAGAGCTTATAGAGAAATATGATATAGATATTATTCCTATCGGAAATGGTACGGCTTCAAGGGAAACGGAATTACTAGTGGCAGAAATATTAAATGAAATCCATAAAGAGGTATATTATACAATAGTCAGCGAGGCAGGAGCATCGGTATATTCTGCATCTAAACTAGCTACAGAAGAATATCCAGATATAGATGTATCCATTAGAGGAGCTATCTCCATAGGGAGGAGACTTCAAGATCCACTTGCAGAGCTAGTAAAAATTGATCCAAAAAGTATAGGGGTAGGACAATATCAACATGATTTAAATCAAAGCAAATTAGGGGAAACCTTAAAAAATGTAGTTGAGGACTGTGTGAATAGCGTAGGAGTTGATTTAAATACGGCTTCTCCATCATTACTTAATTATGTATCAGGGATATCCTCATCAATAGCAAAAAATATAGTTGCCTTTAGAGAGGAAAATGGTAAATTCTCTAATAGAAAGCAGCTTAAAAAGGTTAAAAGGCTAGGAGATAAGGCATATGAACAATGTGCAGGCTTCCTTAGAATTTCTGATGGTGACAATGGGTTAGACAATACCGCTGTACATCCAGAATCCTATGATATCACCATGAAATGCATAGAAAAATTAGGCTATACAAAGGAAGATATCGAAGAAGGTAAACTCAGAAATATTGAAGATAAAATATTGGAATATAAAGTAGAAGAAGACAAGCCCTCTAATGAAAACAAGGGCAATGTAAAAAGCATAAAATCTTTAAAGGCATTAGCTAATTTTAAATTTGAAGATGACAATCCTAAAAAGGATAGGTCAAAGGATATTGAAGAAAAGATCATAAAATTAGCTGAAGAATTAGAGGTCGGGCTGCCAACGCTCAAGGATATAATAGAAGAAATAAAAAAACCCGGGAGAGACCCAAGGGAAGAAATGCCAAAGCCTATTTTTAGAAGTGATGTTTTAAAGATGGAAGATTTAAAGTTGGATATGATTATGACTGGTACAGTAAGAAATGTAGTTGACTTTGGAGCATTTGTTGATATAGGAGTTAAACAAGATGGCCTAGTTCATATTTCAGAGCTTAGCAACAGGTTCGTAAAAAATCCAATGGATGTAATTTCCGTTGGCGATGAGGTAAAGGTTAAAATTATTGGCTTAGACATAGAAAGAGCAAAAATATCTTTAAGCATAAAGCAGGTTTAA
- a CDS encoding MFS transporter: MSQLDNGRVKRLMSYRWVVWGVLASAYIIVFFHRLAVGVVKDELINTFNITGTTFGNLGSTYFYVYMLMQIPSGMLADSLGARKTVTVGTLVAGGGSIIFGYAPTIFVAFLGRLLVGLGVSVVFISILKIQSEWFKESEFATMSGITSFVGNLGGVLAKTPLVIMVGYLTWRVSFVVIGAISIVIAILCYIFARNTPQDMGLPSIAEIEGKEVKKSTEKKPDLIKGLMKVVSNPKTWPSFVVFAGFFGAFVTLSGSWGEAYLIAVYNIPKVKAASYTMSSVIGLAIGSIVIGKFSDGIKKRKLPMLVFGAVYVTCWTILVFLNGGKPPIEILMPLLFILGFTCSVFVLGWACAKEVNPPEIAGISTSVVNIGGFFGAAILPPILGRVFDRFGGSLPAVELYHKAFMYSFIGVIIGFIFIFLVKETNCRNIYKS, encoded by the coding sequence ATGTCCCAATTAGATAATGGAAGGGTTAAAAGGCTTATGAGCTATCGTTGGGTTGTATGGGGAGTTCTTGCATCAGCTTATATTATAGTATTTTTTCATAGGCTTGCTGTTGGAGTAGTTAAGGATGAATTAATAAATACATTTAATATCACAGGTACTACCTTTGGGAACCTTGGCTCTACATATTTTTATGTTTATATGCTTATGCAAATTCCTTCAGGAATGCTTGCCGATTCTTTAGGGGCTCGTAAAACCGTTACTGTTGGAACATTGGTAGCTGGTGGGGGCTCAATAATATTTGGATATGCACCAACTATTTTTGTGGCTTTTTTAGGGAGATTGCTAGTAGGCCTAGGCGTATCGGTTGTATTTATATCTATTTTGAAAATTCAATCTGAATGGTTTAAGGAAAGTGAATTTGCCACTATGTCAGGGATAACATCCTTTGTTGGTAATTTAGGTGGGGTGCTTGCAAAAACTCCACTGGTGATAATGGTTGGTTACTTGACTTGGAGAGTATCATTTGTAGTTATTGGGGCGATATCAATAGTTATTGCAATTCTATGTTATATATTTGCTAGAAATACTCCCCAGGATATGGGACTACCTTCAATAGCTGAAATAGAAGGTAAAGAAGTAAAAAAGTCTACTGAAAAGAAACCTGATCTCATAAAAGGATTAATGAAGGTAGTTTCTAATCCAAAAACTTGGCCTAGTTTTGTGGTGTTTGCAGGTTTTTTTGGAGCTTTTGTTACTTTATCAGGGTCCTGGGGAGAAGCTTATTTAATAGCGGTCTATAATATTCCAAAGGTTAAGGCCGCAAGTTATACAATGTCCTCGGTAATAGGCTTGGCAATAGGCAGTATAGTTATTGGAAAATTCTCCGATGGAATTAAAAAAAGGAAGCTTCCAATGCTGGTGTTCGGAGCTGTATATGTGACCTGCTGGACAATTTTAGTATTCTTAAATGGAGGAAAGCCGCCGATTGAGATTTTAATGCCTCTTCTATTTATATTGGGCTTTACATGTTCAGTCTTTGTGCTGGGATGGGCATGTGCAAAGGAGGTAAATCCTCCTGAAATAGCAGGGATTTCAACCTCCGTAGTGAATATAGGTGGATTTTTTGGAGCCGCTATTTTGCCCCCAATTCTTGGAAGGGTATTTGATCGATTTGGAGGAAGCCTGCCTGCCGTAGAGCTATATCATAAAGCCTTCATGTATTCCTTTATAGGGGTTATTATAGGGTTCATATTTATATTTTTGGTTAAGGAAACTAATTGTAGGAACATATATAAGAGTTAA
- a CDS encoding amidohydrolase, whose protein sequence is MLLIKNGKVFTMEGKVFEQASILVENGKIKEIGENIVAPLDAQVIDAQGSIVTPGFVDAHCHLGMWEDSIGFEGADGNEMTDPVTPHLRAIDAINPLDRTFEESRQGGVTCAATGPGSANVIGGQFAAIKTYGDRIDDMIVKEPLAMKCAFGENPKRVYNEKNKAPMTRMATAAILRETLMKANEYKEKLEAAGDDKSKKPALDVKMEAMIGVLNGEIPLKAHAHRADDILTSIRIAKEFGVKLTLEHCTEGHLIAHHIKNENLPAIVGPSFGDRSKFELKNLTFETPGVLSKAGVKVAIMTDHPVIPLHHLGLCAALAVKAGMDEEEALKAITINPAEILEVDDKIGSLKEGKDADIVIWSHHPFEIKAEVLYTIINGEVVYKK, encoded by the coding sequence ATGTTACTAATTAAAAACGGAAAAGTTTTTACTATGGAAGGAAAGGTTTTTGAGCAAGCAAGCATATTAGTTGAGAATGGTAAAATCAAAGAAATAGGGGAAAATATCGTTGCACCCCTTGATGCACAGGTTATTGATGCCCAGGGAAGTATAGTGACACCTGGTTTTGTTGATGCCCATTGTCATCTAGGTATGTGGGAGGATTCCATAGGCTTTGAAGGAGCAGATGGAAATGAAATGACGGATCCAGTTACACCTCATCTTAGAGCAATTGATGCAATAAATCCACTGGATAGAACCTTTGAAGAATCAAGGCAGGGTGGTGTAACATGTGCAGCAACTGGTCCCGGGAGTGCCAATGTTATAGGGGGTCAATTTGCTGCCATAAAAACCTATGGTGATAGAATAGATGATATGATAGTTAAAGAGCCTTTGGCTATGAAATGTGCCTTTGGAGAAAATCCTAAGAGAGTATATAATGAAAAGAATAAAGCACCTATGACTAGAATGGCGACGGCTGCTATACTAAGGGAAACCCTTATGAAGGCCAATGAGTACAAGGAAAAGCTAGAAGCTGCTGGAGATGATAAATCAAAGAAGCCAGCTTTAGATGTGAAGATGGAAGCGATGATAGGAGTTTTAAATGGAGAAATTCCTTTAAAGGCCCATGCCCATAGAGCAGATGATATTTTAACATCTATAAGAATAGCTAAGGAGTTTGGAGTAAAGCTGACTCTAGAGCATTGTACAGAAGGACATTTAATAGCACATCATATAAAAAATGAAAATCTACCTGCCATAGTTGGACCAAGCTTTGGAGATAGATCCAAGTTTGAACTTAAAAATCTTACATTTGAAACACCTGGGGTTTTAAGTAAAGCAGGGGTAAAGGTAGCTATAATGACTGATCATCCAGTAATACCCCTTCATCACCTAGGGCTATGTGCCGCATTAGCTGTTAAAGCAGGTATGGATGAAGAAGAAGCCCTAAAGGCTATTACTATAAATCCAGCTGAAATATTAGAGGTTGATGATAAAATAGGAAGTCTTAAGGAAGGGAAGGATGCGGACATAGTTATTTGGAGTCATCATCCATTTGAAATAAAAGCAGAGGTTCTATATACAATTATCAATGGAGAAGTTGTATACAAAAAGTAG
- a CDS encoding aspartyl-phosphate phosphatase Spo0E family protein — MSKLDKEMKLVEKINLLRRRLEEYLSMTDKPTDNKVVRVSQELDELLVAYYRLMEGKCMGTVPKHARKFSVFGGCPHVTF, encoded by the coding sequence ATGTCGAAGCTTGATAAAGAGATGAAGTTGGTAGAAAAGATTAATCTACTTAGAAGAAGGCTCGAAGAATATTTAAGCATGACCGATAAACCTACGGATAACAAAGTCGTTAGAGTTAGTCAGGAACTAGATGAACTTCTAGTTGCATATTACAGACTTATGGAGGGAAAGTGCATGGGGACAGTACCTAAACACGCTAGAAAATTCAGTGTGTTTGGGGGCTGTCCCCATGTCACCTTTTAA
- the tsaE gene encoding tRNA (adenosine(37)-N6)-threonylcarbamoyltransferase complex ATPase subunit type 1 TsaE, which yields MKKIICTKEDETKEIGYKLGRLLKKGDVVCLTGDLGAGKTTLTKSMARGLEVEEDVTSPTFTIINEYDGRLPVYHFDVYRIMDIDEMYDIGYEEYFYGNGVCIVEWASQIKELIPKEHLWMEIKLGEEINSREFYIKGTSKHFESIIEELIS from the coding sequence TTGAAAAAAATTATTTGTACAAAGGAAGATGAAACAAAGGAAATAGGATATAAATTAGGCAGGCTTCTTAAAAAAGGTGATGTAGTATGTCTTACCGGTGATTTAGGAGCAGGGAAAACTACCCTTACTAAATCCATGGCTAGAGGTTTAGAAGTAGAGGAAGATGTGACAAGTCCTACCTTTACAATAATAAACGAATACGATGGAAGGCTTCCAGTTTACCATTTTGATGTATATAGGATAATGGATATAGATGAGATGTATGATATAGGATATGAAGAGTATTTTTATGGCAATGGAGTTTGTATAGTGGAATGGGCATCTCAAATAAAAGAATTGATTCCAAAGGAGCATCTTTGGATGGAAATAAAGCTAGGTGAAGAAATAAATAGCAGAGAGTTTTATATCAAAGGGACATCAAAGCATTTTGAAAGTATAATTGAGGAGTTGATTTCATAA
- the tsaB gene encoding tRNA (adenosine(37)-N6)-threonylcarbamoyltransferase complex dimerization subunit type 1 TsaB, producing MKILAIDTSSLVASVAVMNEEKLFGEYTINSGLTHSQKLMPIIDQLLSSLELSMKDIELIAVSRGPGSFTGVRIGIATVKGLAHGWNIPVVGVSSLEGLAYNIKYGNDLICPIMDARRNQVYTGVYKWVNYNLIDIVKEAPLSIDELMDKLREREEKVIFLGDGLGRYKEDIITGLGEKALFAPSYVNMQKSSSIAQLAFDKINKGDLKPESHLSIVPVYLRKSEAERQYEEKMRKCSEINE from the coding sequence ATGAAAATATTAGCAATAGATACTTCTTCCCTTGTAGCTAGTGTGGCTGTAATGAATGAAGAAAAATTATTCGGTGAATATACCATAAATAGTGGGCTGACCCATTCACAGAAGCTAATGCCTATTATAGACCAGCTATTATCGAGCCTTGAATTATCTATGAAGGATATAGAGCTTATAGCCGTATCAAGGGGGCCGGGGTCCTTTACAGGAGTGAGAATAGGGATTGCAACGGTGAAGGGGTTGGCACATGGCTGGAACATACCTGTGGTAGGAGTTTCAAGTCTAGAAGGGCTTGCATATAATATTAAATATGGTAATGACCTAATTTGTCCAATAATGGATGCCAGAAGGAATCAAGTCTATACAGGCGTCTATAAATGGGTGAACTATAATCTGATAGATATAGTTAAAGAGGCTCCATTAAGTATAGATGAGCTTATGGATAAGCTTAGGGAAAGAGAAGAAAAAGTTATTTTTCTTGGAGATGGATTAGGTAGATATAAAGAGGACATTATTACGGGGTTAGGGGAAAAGGCATTATTTGCACCTTCATATGTAAACATGCAGAAGTCCTCATCTATTGCCCAGCTTGCTTTTGATAAAATAAATAAGGGGGATTTAAAGCCCGAAAGTCACCTAAGTATTGTACCGGTTTATCTAAGAAAATCTGAAGCCGAAAGACAATATGAAGAAAAAATGAGAAAGTGTAGTGAAATCAATGAATAA
- the rimI gene encoding ribosomal protein S18-alanine N-acetyltransferase, giving the protein MNNISVREMTLNDLDSVLDIENISFTTPWTRESFEKEIKNNQLAKYLVIEYDNRIIGYGGMWFIIDEAHITNIAIQREFRNKKLGSFLVRAMIEYAEGLGIHRMTLEVRESNIPARRLYEKLGFSPCGKRPKYYQDNNEDAIIMWRG; this is encoded by the coding sequence ATGAATAATATTAGTGTTAGGGAAATGACCTTAAATGATCTTGATTCGGTTCTAGATATTGAAAATATAAGTTTTACAACTCCTTGGACCCGAGAATCCTTTGAAAAGGAAATAAAAAATAATCAGCTTGCAAAATATCTTGTAATAGAGTATGATAATCGGATTATAGGCTATGGTGGAATGTGGTTTATAATAGATGAAGCACATATCACAAATATAGCCATACAAAGGGAATTTAGAAATAAGAAATTAGGAAGCTTTTTAGTAAGAGCCATGATAGAATATGCCGAAGGGTTAGGAATCCATAGGATGACTTTGGAGGTTCGAGAAAGCAATATACCGGCTCGAAGGCTCTATGAAAAGCTTGGTTTCAGCCCCTGCGGCAAAAGACCTAAATACTATCAAGACAATAATGAGGATGCTATTATTATGTGGAGAGGCTAA